One stretch of Candidatus Lokiarchaeota archaeon DNA includes these proteins:
- a CDS encoding 4Fe-4S dicluster domain-containing protein yields VISDDCRGCGRCVEVCPQNAITLSIEDADFVNHTVRKLEQIVDTE; encoded by the coding sequence GTAATCAGTGATGATTGTCGGGGATGTGGTAGATGTGTTGAAGTCTGTCCTCAGAATGCGATAACCCTCTCTATTGAAGACGCAGATTTTGTTAATCATACAGTTCGAAAACTTGAACAAATCGTTGATACTGAATAG